The Periplaneta americana isolate PAMFEO1 chromosome 16, P.americana_PAMFEO1_priV1, whole genome shotgun sequence genome segment CAGATTCATAAAAGAACTCACACACACATGGGACCCGATTCGTAGCATTATTAGCCCTTTATACTCTCTTCTGTTGAGAGAAAAGATATTCACAAGCATTGCATATTAATGGTCCTAACCAATATGTTTCAGTACATGTCTTTTTATACCTATTTCCTTTATGCAAGATACACTTgtcacaaacatcgcatttaatGGTTTTTGTCTCAGTCTTCTATGCCGACTTTCATGGCTTCTTAAGAGACAGGACTACGAATAGAACTTCAAACAAACTTTGCAATGGAATGGTTTGTCATcagtttgcttttgtttatgcaTCTTTAGAATTCGTTTCCCTGAAAAGCATTTCCCACAATTTTTGCATTGCAATGATATCTTACCATTATGCTCAAGTTCATGACTTTTCCGGGTACTCGCATGCGAGAAGCACATTCCACAAATTTCGCATTTGAACGGCTTCTCACCTGTATGAATGCGTTTATGGCTATAAAGAGCGCTCCGAGTAAAGTAGCTAGTTCCGCAAATATCGCATTTATATGGCTTCTCACCAGTGTGCTGTAGTTCATGACTTTTCCTGGTATTCGCGTGCTTGAAGCACATTCCACAAacttcgcatttgaatggcttgtCACCTGTATGTATGCGTTTATGGCATGTTAGAGAGCTAGAGTCATAGAAGCCACTTCCACAAATGTCGCACTTGTATGGTTTGTCACCAGTATGCTGGCGTTCATGCTTCAATAGAGTGACTTTATGAGAAAACGACTTTATACAGAACTTGCATTTGTATGGTCTCTCTCCTGTATGAACACGAACATGACACTGTAGGATACCCTGCTGCGTGAAGCAccttccacaaacatcgcatttgaatggtttatCACCTGTATGCTGCCGTTCATGTACTTTTTTGGCAGTTTGTTGCGAAAACGACTTTCCACAGAAACTGCAATTGAAGGGTCTTTCACCGGTGTGAACGCGGAAATGATTCTTTAATGTGACGTGCtgcgagaaacactttccacaaacgtcgcatttgaatggtttatCACCAGTATGCTGGCGCTCATGCATGTTTTTGGAAGTTAGATACGAAAACGGCTTTTCACAGAAAATGCATTTGTATGGTTTTTCACCGGTGTGAACGCGGTAATGGATCTTTAGCAAATTTTGCTCAGAGAAGCACTTTCCACAAACGTCGCATGTGAATGGTTTTTCGCCAGTATGTCGGCGTTGATGTCTTTTAAGGTCTTTAGCCTCCGAGAAGCACTTTCCACAAACACCGCATTTCGAAGTGCTCTTACACCCATAATCCTGCACGATGTCGGTTGACGAAACAGAATGCTCAGCATTCTGAAAAACAGTCGCATGCTCTTCATGTGCAAATTCTTCGCCATTTGACGACATAGTGGTGTCATCGCCATCTGCAAAACTGTCATAAAAATAAAGTCACgatcttacttagttacttacaaaaggctttcaaggaaccctcaggttcattgctgcctcacatacgcccgccatcttTCCATatcccgttaaaattaaacaCCTCTGTATAATCATATCCCTCaacaccattttaatattatcctcccatctacgtctcggccttcccaaaggtctatttGCCTCcagtatcccaactaacactccataatatgcatttctggattcgcccatatctgctacatctcaaacgtctgaatttaatgtttctaattatgtcagttgaaaaatgcaatgcgtgcagttctgcgttgcgtaactttctccatttttctgtcACTTCATcgctcttacccccaaatattttcctcagaaccttattctcaaacaatcttaaactatgtttctctctcaaagtgagagtccaagtttaacaactatacagaacaaccagtaatataactgttttataaattctaactttcagattttttgacagcagattagatgacaaaagcttctcaaccgaataataacaggcatttcccataattattctgtgtttaatttcctctcgagtgtcattttttgtttattactgttgctccaagatacttgaatttttaccacattttcgaaggataaatatccaatttttatatttccatttcgtacaatattctggtcacgagacataatcataatagtCACGATCTATCATATAAAAATCCTGAATGCATGGACTAACCTGCTGCATGGTCATACAGTGAATAGGTCGAGTATAAAGTGTGAAtcgttatattatgttattaataaggGCCTATTCTGTGGTGAATTAAAATCCCTCAAACCAGAGCTTAAAACATACATAAAACAGtggatattttgtaacatgaaggtaagttgttttccttttttaatttataaaactaaacaaaaaagggGGATTTTCTCATTTCACAGACAGTTACAGACGTTTTAGTTTATCTACAGTAATATcattagagattttgatttatctagagaaaataaaactcGAGTGGAAATTAATTGAATGTTACACGATTtgaagaaataaagcactctaatacactaaaataataattaacttactaaaattctatttcaccaatGTTAGCTtcgccaaaacgtttgaacgcagccaccattttcagctgAGTGTCAATGCGGTAAAgaaatgacaatcgcaaagcatgttttatagtactgtaaagcaGAGTGCGAAATCCCGGGGGGGGGGACGGGTAGGATTTTCCGCCCACCAATGATTTTATCCTAAGAATTTTCTCCCACTAAAATACCCCGGGGGGGGGACGGGTAGGATTTTCCGCCCACCAATGATTTTATCCTAAGAATTTTCTCCCACTAAAATACCCCGGGGGGGGGCGCAGTTTATGAGAACGAGACAAACAGCGAAAAATAcactactaaaaataatttcatttcaagaGTAGTTTTTCATTAGATGACTAAAAATAATCCATTAAACTTtatgaatatcaattaaaatgtCAGGAACAGGAATTCGCTTCACTCTGGTAATGTTACATACTAGCACCAGCCTATTGAACCCAGGCATTGTCAAAGAAAGTGGAAGGCTTTGAGACGACGACAATGACACCATCTTGTGATTGTGGATTGTAATTAGTTTATATTACAAAAACATCTGCTAGGAAGGTTGCTAACAGTGAAAAGGGTTTCATTGTCGCTTACAAAGGAAAGCGCCTTGTCTGGAATGAGCAGTGAAAGAAACTGCAAATGATTGTTGTGAGTCTATCTATTGAAACAGACGACCGAACACTGAAAATGAACGCAGTGAAACGTACAAAAAGTGGATTAATTATCCAGTTATTTAAATATCAAATAGTTATGTATAATTTTCACTCTGTCACTTATCTAGTATGGAAGCagaaatgaattctgttacatcaattaaaacatattatattatgcatcacgaatattttccaCTTTTCAAGTAAGTCACCTTCAGGTGATGTGATTAGCCGACAAATACAATTGAACATGgttgaaaataatacaatgatAAAACACATATAAAACATATGTAAGATTTAACCTTGCTTGCTCATTTGAAATGGAAGGCTGGAACTTCTGAAAGCTTCTGCTGCACActtattatattgtgacagctgcaccggggttcgaacacgcgtccgacgaaacgctggtacggggagcatctgcatgctgaagggcagagggggtgtattacgtcaacgcgacgaggggaggctgcgcgcgcagctgctacgtgcggagtgaagaggggacggaccctcccgaatcttctagaggagtccgtcgaagtggagatatccagataattcgagaggacaccgtagaaatttctcgtaactatgattttgctataaaagaagaaacgcgagcgaacttgagcagttttcagtttattcagccattcagtgagtaagccagagcaagcaagccagtaccggagttcgactcgagtgtgcgtccacaACTGTGTCaacatccgaaggcctgagttcgagtgcagtgaaccgcagttggagggacctgagttcgagtgcagtggaccgcagttggagggacctgagttcgagtatagtggactgtctctgaaggtctgtggttcgagatactgtgaactcgagtgactgagctagaagaactgtgaactgagaactgacagttctgatttgtaaatagtgctttgtaaatattagttaagattaacagttcattgttgttcgtaataaataataatccaagtaaattgtcattgtcgtttgtggagtgcaataacaaacgctgtgttgctgtgcggagagcaaatcccattgttgactggagtgaagttaaattgtagagagtgaatagttattgttgagataataaagttacattgttatttagttaaaaaaaactttacaatattaatgcCACTCATTGCGGCGAGAGACTGTGCATATAACCTTACATCTACTTCTTATAGAATCCATCATGTTGaacattgtattacaaatgaacaaGCCTCAAGCCTTCAGtttctcaaataattttaaacgattttaattCTTAAACACTGGCACATTGTCTGCTGTATTTAAATATAACTCTCCCAATTGCAGCCATATTCATTTGATTGTTTCTATCTGAATGTTTTTAATTCAATACTATATTTGACGCCATGATTTATAACCATTTCacatcacctgaagatgattgaattgaaaagtcgaaaatattcatgattcataatataatattttataattgatgtaacagaattcatttctGCTTCCATACTacactaaaagccaggttatgaaccgactaaaccggaagcaacgttctgttggtctctttctgagctctgttgccacatagtggggcgagattcaaagcgtgttcagcatttgacaccgatatgtttaaaataaccactgtatatagttctcgataacactatctacagtattagtaattaaaattactgtttttaagaaagcacgagctaatgacgctggtacgaaatgcgactcgtaatgcacttagtactgcaaatgaactggctacactgtctccgtgattccgttgccagattttcgttagcagacgacattttcacgcgaggtccaatgaaaagctccgttctcgttctcccctccatcccCTACAcccaacgtgtcatcactgcacaggctacccctctaacccgcactttcctctcgcccatccaactacttcctgtttcatcggttcataacctggcttttagtatagattagtgatagactgaaaattaTACGAAACTATTTGATATTATAACTGACGAACTTATCTGAATTCTCAATATGACATTTAAATTCAGTTCTTTAAAGGtgataatgttaatattaatataccaTCAGTAGATTCGGTGATATTACAAGATTCGGTAAGTGAAAATGTGCAGTGAAACAAAAGTAAAATAACTAGAAGTGATGAAGCGATCTCGGAGGTGGAGTATTTATCTTTcactgaagatagaaataaagtttTAAGCCATGACGAAGGTGAACCTACATCATCAAAGAGTTACAGTGCGATAGGAAGTTAACTGTTGTATGGTATGTGATAATTTTAATGAAGCAATTAAAAAAGGACTGAAAGATTATTTGACGATTTGCACACCTCACTTACTTATTGGTCAGAATATCACTCTCCTGTGTCGTGACCTCCAGTTTGAGCTCGTCCTTCATTGTGTCCAAGTCACACAACTCCTAAAACATAAAGAGAGAATGGAATAGCAAAATGGTGTAAGTTTACATGCTATAAACCTCCAATTGAATGCCACTCAATCGAAATATATGATGAGAGATGTTGGAGCTTACATTTCGTGAGGTTCTTCCCTTTCTAATGCCCTTCTTCCCTTTCTAATGCCCTAAGATATGAACTGCTATTGAAAGAATGATCCATCAGCAAAACCTCATCATTGCCGAATAATAATACTGGGCTACTACAACATAATCATTCGTTTTCCGAAGTATTACTCACACAACAATGAGTGATACATCAAAAGAACCGTACACACAACACATTTATTCCCACACTCTACAAATGTTCTATGTGTGTGACACGACATATGTCCAGGCGGTAGTCCAGTTTGTTCCACAAATTGTGTAGCGTTGTCCTGTCAATGGTCATTACTGCATTATTGGAGCACTCCCTCAGCTGTACCAGTATTTGTGGCAGTCGAGGTACATAGACGCGGTCCTTAATGTAGCCCCAAAGGTAGAAGTCACATTGCGTTAGGTCTGGTGACCTGGGGTCCAAGGGAACAGAGCTTGGTCATCTGCACCAACACGTCCAATCCAGCGATTCGGTGGTTCATGGTTCAGGTATTCACGGACAGGAAGCATCCAATGAGAGAGTTCCCAGTCTTGTTGAAAGATAAAATTGTCTGATACTTGGTTAGTTGTGGAAACAACCACAAAGTCAACATATCTAGGTAAGATGTACCCGTAACAGTGCTCTCACAAAAGAAAAACAGACCATACACCTTTGTCTGTGACATCACACAGAAAACatttaaggtaggtgtccctgatatgccCATGCTaaagtttgagaatttttctagccgccattttgagaaaaaaatgtaaaccacttttttcttattcgttctcagtctaatggactttcttaaaacaatttccttttcccataaaAGTAGCTTTAactgtccaaaaagtcccaatttccaaaagtctacctagtggccatatcaggaacatgtgcacatgatatggccacccttgttccatgttctacaaatcgtgattgttttcagtttgatagcgcagttgtgataaaattaaataattctcgtgtaaaatgaaaaaacatgacacttaggcctaataatcttttttataattcaaaagtgtagtcaaaacaggtttttcaaaaaaaaaaaaatacgttgtttttcttaaaatacaaaattttcgcgtaatcccagctataaggcatgtaaatttgtcaagtgaaaaaataaaagtgaaatgcacttgatatggccatggtgcatttgatatggccatatcaggagcaggtaagctttcacgaaaattgtTTGactatgaacaactcgtaaaagatacccatcaacgacaacaccaatcaagagaacattaaaaactgaatggagtaatatttttttcatgaaacaagtttttgaaaaatatgcataaaaaaAAGGACACTTACCAGaggaaaataagaagaggtcacatgaaaaccgcaaaacaggcaaatgacgccatattgctcaacctgactggatggaaaacgatcaagtgacataccaggatgccctttcactggatgctgctgcaatttagcgaattttttggttaactaactcacaataggggggtagccatatcaggaacatggccataacaggagcacccaccttacctTTGGCGAATCTCTTTCAAGCATTACAAATGCACGAGGATTTTGACTTCACATTATGACGATTAACAACCCCAGAtaaatgaaatgtgcattcgtcACTAAATATCAACTTGGCGGCAAAATCTTCGTCCTCCATTGCGTCCTGCATTGTGGTGCAAATTGCACACGCAAGCCATAATCTTCTGCTTTCAAATGTTGCAGAAGCTGTACACGATATTGCTTGAACTTCAATTGTCGTCGCAAAATCTTCCACACAGATTGCTGTGGTATTTCAAGTACACGGCTTCCACAGGCTGTTGATTTTTGTGGTCTATGCACGAAAGATTCTCGCACTCTCTCCACTGTTTCATCGGGCACTGTCGATCGACTGGTACTTTTCCCCTTTCACAGACAACCAGTGTCCTTGAATTGCCAATGCCACCGCAAAATGCTGTTTACATGGCGGTTTGTGTTCATATTCTCATCTGAATGCGCGATGCACTGATATCACAAACGTACATCTCGTATATTCTAACACACAAaaagtattttcttgttttgtcacCATTTTGTGCAGGCCCTACACTCGTGCTGCCAACTTGAACATTATGCAAACCAGGCACGTTTCCGGTTCTTTTAATGTACCAATCATTGTTGTACGAGTAATACCTTGGAGAATACAGCAGTACGAAAACGAATGATtcttttgtagtagccctgtatatCTCAGCGTGACACTATctatgaacttttttttacaatatctgACATAAAATACTGCTTTTCTCGAAGCATTCTCTActcatagatttatttattttactaggttattttacgacgctttatcaacagcttaggttatttagcgtctgaatgagatgaaggtgatattgatggtgaaatgagtccggggtccagcaccgaaagttacccagcatttgctaatattgggttgagggaaaaccccggaaaaaacctcaaccaggtaacttgccccgaccgggaatcgaacccgggccacctggtttcgcgaccagacgtgctagccgttactctacaggtgtggactctactcATCGAAATGGAATTTCTAGTAGTTTTCAGTACCAATATCTTATATTCCTGTAGCTAATGggattagttatttatttattcaaagggCGTGAACATAACAATGCTTACAAATTTATATCACTTCTGACTTCCCGGTATGTGCTAGTTAGAGTGTTTTTTGACAAAGCAGGACAGCACATTATATGGTTGTTTTACAGACTTCTTCATCACACAACGTACATATAGGGCTTGGTGCAATTCCGAACAATCCGGATGATGTAGTAGGCAGTCATGATCAATGAAGCGACGGAATCCTGCAACAGCTACACCTCTCAGATAGTCCAGGATATGGTCTATACTTTTATGCCCTGTTTATCTCTGATTCCTCTTAACACTCGAAGTTGAGAGCTTTGAGTGATGGTTTTATGGATCAGTCTTTTCACTGCGTGAAAAGTTGTCGGTTTGTGTTTTAACTGCAAAATTTTAGAGCCTTTCTTAGCCAGAGTGTCTGCAATCTCATTTCCCCACAGACTGCAATGTCCAGGAATCCACGAAAAGAATAATTATGCATTTTTTCTTGTATAGTAACTGtttacattcattcatccatagtgttctgcccaagcgtaggtctttcactgcaaattcatcTTCCTCAAACGAAAAAAGAACAGCAGCACTACCTTTTGACATGTCAGggaaattaatttttccaaatacAAGAATGTCACCTACTTAATGCCACGTctgataataaaaaacaattagaAGAAAAAGGTGTCACCGCATATATGAAAGAAAGGCTTGGCAATTAATAAGATTTGTAAAAATTCGGATGTAAGGTGTcgaataattaatatgaaatacttCAAACACTCTCCAATCAGTCTATGAACAGCAAAACTATTTGAAGACCAAACATCATACAGATGTAATATGTCTGACAATCTtggaaaaaaataagtaaaatattctgCTGTAATGACCGTAAGGGTGAAATTCTGAAAAACAAGCACCTAATATATCCATCATACATAGATGGAAAGTCAGATAAGTAACATCGACAGTATTAGTGTAAATTACAGAAAACCTCGACAAAACCAGCAGTTATATCATGAATACTCGATACAGAAGtaaaattcttttatttacaTGTTGTCATATTGCAGACAAGAGACGGAATACATTAAATTACTTTTCACTTCtgcttttaaaatttcaaatatgtatttcCTAAATGAATCAGTAATAGAAGCTGGCACACAAAAATCTCCCAGTCTCTGCATGCTACAAATCTACTCTCACTCATATTCATTGCATAACCGCGGATGCTGGCACAAATTCaaccaataataaatcaaaattaccaaatcaaattCCCATAAATTTATAAAACTCATTACTGCGAATGAACAACAAATCAAGCAATCATTAAAATTAAGCATAATTAAATCACGCAAAGACTTACCGATGATAAACTCCATAGAAGTTGCATTTCTCGCACGATTAAGGGTAGATAACAGGAAACAGTATGAAGTAAGATCATCATACGTACAAGAACAAATCTATTGACCTTTGTTTTCGTATACATAAATAATGATATTGCAGAAATGAAGGACATTTGATACACACGCCTGCAAACAAagcattttcttgaaaatgttcgTTGGAATGTTTAGCATCTCTAGAATCTCGAAAAGAACTGTCTGAAATTATGATCTAATATGAAGAGTCTCGGTGAATGTTGACGTAACGCACAATAACCCGACTAGCAGTAACAATTGCACCTTACGGCAACTGTTTGCCCCTGTTGGGGCTAAGAGCAATTCTGTCAATGCTACGTTAACAATATGAGCTGTGTATTTTGCAGCTGAAAATACGCTGCAAATGTTAATACATCACAAATTAGGCTTCAATTTAATGGAATGTCAGAAAAGGTCAATAACGGAAAAAATGAACTCAGCTCTATTTTGTTTTCTAATGAAAAAGTTTCATCTGCATGGCCATGTTGCAAAAAGTCATTCATAAGCAGACAAAAACAGAGTCGAGAATGAGGTTCCACAGTAtgataaagaaataaagtttGGATGTGTCATTCTTGAAGAAACAAGCAATGGTACGAGATCCAAAATTCAATAATTACAATTGACTCACCCCTagattagggtgaccagatgttcTCTTTTTTCTGGACATGTCCTCCTGTTTAGCTCTTTGTGTGGGGTCGaggcacatttaaaaaaattaaagttgtcctccttttcgtaacttgcagGTCtcctattttgaaattatctgatttgacgcctttttcaagtaattttcctgtaagtggcagcagcatcgacagaatattctatttgccaacgatcataactctctttgcatacaaagtaatatttaattcatattttgtgcagtctttttatatattctgataataattatagttcctttGGCTTTCATATGCAGTTAACTGtataatcattttatattattaagttttatcataagtataccgaaataaaatagataatggCATAATTTTAAGCATAagataggcctaagcctaaatctaaataggacAGATATTTTCTGTCTGTAATAAATATAGTAGTTGCCTTGAATTTCATATGTAGATAAttgtaaaagcattattattaagttttatcataattatttttgtaatcttAACATGTttctaagtatgatataagcctaaatctatactgtaaatattatgtaagaaaatagatattgacgtaatttatagtataataataagcttaagcctaaatctaagtacatattttctgtcctctttttttctaaCAATTCCCTCCTTTTTTAAACGTAGTGTCCACTTTTCTATCAATGTGAATCCGGTCACCCTACCCCAGACATATCAATACATCGTAACTACGAAAGTTTTGGCCACTGACTAAGAATATAAAAGTACTTGGTTATAATGTAACGAAAGAATATAGTGCTCATGCAAAAAAAACAAATGCGTTATTTCAGTGACGAGAAACAGTGAAGAGCTTTGGAAGCTGAGACGGCAGTAATTGCGAAGTGAACTCGAAATGGTGTCTCCTGGTACTGAGCCCTCTCCTTTATTTTCATCTGACAGTATAAGTGTCGaaattaattgaagggttcagaaccattgtgggccaagcggaatttactaaaatcgtagaaaacaagggttaaaatgaagttattaccataattcaatggaaacatatagcaagtacacacattaaaactaaatgatatatcaatcttcattaaactatggtattcacttaacttcaaaccttgctttctccgattttaataaatggcgcttggcccattatgggtctgaacccttcaattgtttcaaatttaaaatctgatttaaaataacttttcatATGGAGAATATCTATCAaggaagaaacaatttattaaaagTATTC includes the following:
- the LOC138691558 gene encoding zinc finger protein ZFP2-like, yielding MDMTKMEPDLDPLATDADLEGKKPLAEQVNLLNFHSTEIKTEDNPYDVISDTKVEEVAAPFAFHSVKCETEELCDLDTMKDELKLEVTTQESDILTNNFADGDDTTMSSNGEEFAHEEHATVFQNAEHSVSSTDIVQDYGCKSTSKCGVCGKCFSEAKDLKRHQRRHTGEKPFTCDVCGKCFSEQNLLKIHYRVHTGEKPYKCIFCEKPFSYLTSKNMHERQHTGDKPFKCDVCGKCFSQHVTLKNHFRVHTGERPFNCSFCGKSFSQQTAKKVHERQHTGDKPFKCDVCGRCFTQQGILQCHVRVHTGERPYKCKFCIKSFSHKVTLLKHERQHTGDKPYKCDICGSGFYDSSSLTCHKRIHTGDKPFKCEVCGMCFKHANTRKSHELQHTGEKPYKCDICGTSYFTRSALYSHKRIHTGEKPFKCEICGMCFSHASTRKSHELEHNGKISLQCKNCGKCFSGKRILKMHKQKQTDDKPFHCKVCLKFYS